The genomic interval CTTGAGACCTGCCAAAGAACACTCAGAGCTCTGAGAATCTGGACCAGTGAAGCCCTTGGGGCAGGTGCAAGGAGAATGTGGCACCCGGGCAGGATGGCAAAGCCCCTGCAGGCGCTGCCTGGTCCCAGGGAGGACTAACAGCCTCCTTCAGTGCTGTGTCTTCACGTCCTCCTGATAGTGACCAACTGGAGAGCGTACAAGCGGAATGCCAATGCCTGTGTGTGCTGGCTAGCTGGCATGGAGAAGGTGGCAGCCGCAGTCTGCTCTAATCAAGGCAATATGCAACCCCATTTTCCTACTGGAATGCACTGAAGAAAAGGAGTGGCCAACAGTTGTTTTTAAGGCCTCAGGACAGGTTTTACCCATGTTCTGGGTGAGGACCAACACCACAAGAACAAGCGATTCTCCAGCCAATTATTGGAAACTCACCACAACTACACGATTTGGCCTTCATGCTGGGCTTCAGCTCTTCCCAGTATCAAATCTGAGATGAAGGGAAGGGTAAGAGGTTCTCCCATCTGCCATGAGCTGCCTTACAGTATGTGTGCTCGGAGGATTAAACTAACTTGGCTTATTTAAGGTGAAgttgtgctttttaaaaagtcagctCTGAACAGCAAAGACAGATTTCAGTGAAATGCATGAGTAACTAAAGCAAACGACAGTAACTGCTGGCACCCAGACAGCATTGGAAATGGGCAGTTTCTCCCAGTAAGCTCAGTTACTAATTAGAATGAATGATTTCATATACTGCCAAATCTTCCTGGGTTTATAGGGCTGTTCCCAAAAGTGAATGGAGATGCTGAAaggtttgatttttctttttccctttccatgggACAATACAAATTCTTGTTCTAATGAAAACCTCCTCTCTCCATTTTGTGTCTGTGTTCATTGCTCTTTATACTCCAAAGACTTTTCACACAATTAGGAAGTGTGAATATTAGCAAGTCTGCCACTGCCTCTCCCAGCACACAGGTGGTGCTTGTGCCTACCCAAACCCAACCTCCCCTCAGCTGCCTGGCCCTTACCTTTGCCGAATGGCTCTCATGACCCGGTGTGCCCCCTCGCCCTGGTACAGCCAGGTGTGCTGGCTGTTGCGAACCAAGTCACTCATCTTCACCTTCTGGCTTCCCATGTACTTGTGGAAATCACGGATATTCAACTGCTTGAACTCCTCCAAACTTAGCACACCTATGGGAACACAGGAAAAGCCACCTGACTCTGGCGCAGGTAATAGTTATTGTGTCCTGTACTTGGAGAAACACCAGCTAAAGGCACTGCACAAACTGCCTTCCTCACAGTCAGGGTCCACTGTGTCCACCACAGGCTGCACCCCTTCTGCCCATGATTGTGGGCTCCAGCAATGCTCTCGCCTGCAGCAGAGGACACAGAGCAACCTGCCAAAGTGAACGGTGCAGGGTCAGAACTGGGACAGGCAAAACAccattttaaactttaaaaagctcctaaaacacacaaatcaATACAtcaaaagagagaaacagaCACCAAAGTTCTGATATACACAAGAAAGTCTGTGCGACTCAATCTCTTGACGCTTATTACTTAGATATTTAAATCAACATCTTTAAGGACAGAGTGGAACACCTCAGACTACATTTTCTATGTGACCTTGCAGGGTAATtaagaaaaagccaaacccaaaccaagcaGTGCATTATCCTGCATTTGTGTAATTGCAACACATAAATGAGGAATGCATGACAGCATGGTCTTGCGTAAGTAGAAATAACAGAAAAGCAAGAGGTATAAAGCAGTTTCTTCTAAAACAGGTATTTCTTGTCTGCACTCAACTGGAATCAGCAAGGACTCTTGCCTTTGTCAGCTTCAGGAAACTCCTCACATTTGCTGTTTCCCCGTTCTGGAGAAGGGAAGCCTTGCACAGGTCCCTGGGCACCAGCATGCAGtgcactgccctgggctgccCAGCACACACcatgggctgggagaggagctcaCTCAGGcagcaaagccagtgctgctgggagccagctctgctccctgggcaCCAGCACCccctggcaggaggagggacCAGCCACAAGGGTCAGCCAGGGACAGTTCCTCAGGTGCAAGTGGTCAAGACCAAATGATCCACTGTTATTATTCCTACTGTCTCTCTGTCCCCACTTCCCCTTACTCCCCACAGTCTTTGATGAcgcagtgccacatccaggttGTGACCTGGTCTCTCGGTGTCATGTACCAATCTAACAACAGAGGGAAGCAGCACTCTGGAAGCAAGGTCCTGCCAATAGCTCTTTAACAGGACCTTTCATTTGTTAATGTCCAGAATGGTGGAAAAGCCACTGAGGACTCAGTCATACCGCTGCCAAGAATGCcaccagcctggaggagagtgCCCTCCGGATATTTATGCATTCACACTGCTACTGCTTCAACTCCAAAGCAGCTCCTCCTGGGCAGCTCTCAATGCCAGGTCACTGGAAGAgtgtgcagagcctgtgcattCACTTAATTTGATTAGGAAATGGAGTGTTGCTTAATTGAGGCCACTCTAATTAGAGCAGCAGAGGTTAGAGTGTATGTCCGGACCAGCAGGAGCCCTTGGGAGACagggggcaggaggggcagaAGTGGCCTCATGGAATACAGAGAGgttccagcagcagagaggggggTCAGCACCAAAGGCTGACTGATAAGATCACCCCCACCTCCTCCACTGATTCCACTCTCCCCTCACAGTGACATGGGGCTCTTGGCCTGCTGCAAAAGTCTCCCTGAAAAGGGGGGGGGCATGCAATGTGTGTCTGAACATCTGCATCCCAGGTAACAAGAGCTCTGTAGTCAGAACCTGAGCAGTCTCTCAGACCAGGGgagtggaagcacagccctAAGACCCTGTTACAGCAGGGCACGAACCAAGGCAGGTCTGACAGGGAAGAGGGAGTGCAGAGTTGGGGGTCTGGTCCTGCTCCAGCAAGATCCAAGCCCAGGCAGTGGGACCAGTTAGCTGCTAGAGTGGTGATGCAGGGGCAGGAGTGCTGCAGTAAGAGGGTCACACTGCATTTACTTCCCTGACAAGGTCTCTAGAAGTGTTACTTCCCTTTGAAGAATTCAGCTAGAGAAACAGGCCTGGGCAGGGACATGGCTTATGCTCTCCCCCACATGGCTGTGCAAGGTGTCCAAGGTGCTGAGGGtgaagggatttccatggagcTGCTCTTACCATTCCCATCAGGATCAGCTTTGACCGCTGTGTACATCTCCCGGATGTTTTCGGGGGTCATCCACCTGCCATTCCCTAGGCGGGTATGGGTCAACACCTGAAATTCATAAATGGATTAAAAAAGGCACTGGTTTCTTGCACTCCTGAGACCCTACAGATTCCCTGCATGAGGCCTGGTGGGATCTCCTCCACAGCACATCAGCCAGACAGGCAGCGGCACATCTCTGCAGAAAGACGACTGCAGTGAGTATCATCTGGCAGCCACACACAGAGAGTGGCTGATGAGTGCTGTTATTTCCAGTTTAGGTCATGGCAAATGACTGCTGGGACTTGGTTAACCAGCCCTGAGGTAGAGAGCACAGCTCTTTCTCTTGAAGGGAAAGCAAAGCTATTGATAAAAGTGAATGCTTTTACTTGTCCAAGGTAAGGGCTTGGAACAAAATTCTTCCCTTCAACATGTACAGAGAGATGCAGAAGCCTGAAGAGCTCTCAGCAGGCTCTCTGACCTTCAGAGAAAGCAGCCTTGCCCTGTGCTGTCACTGGCACAGCTCCCCATACTCCACAGCACTCATGGTGCACAGGATAGTTCAGACTCCTGGTTTCACCTGAAATGGGAGCCTGAGGAGGGACACACTTGAACTGCCAGGACTTGCCCTGATACACCCTGCCATACAGGGCAAGGGTGCTGAAGAGCTGTGGACAAGGTGCTCATTATCCCCCTCAGCTCATCAATAGGTGTGGCTTTGTGAATTCACAGAGTAAATTCCCCACAGGCTGCACAAAGCAGGGCCTATTCGACAAACTCACTTCCCAAGACACACAGCAAGAGGCAACCCACAGCACAGAAACATTTAATCCAGCATATTCAAAACACACATGTTCTGCCAAGGACTGTTGCTGCCTCCCAATAGCATGACAACTACTGCACATTGCCCCAGAAACTCTCAGTCTGAAGGCCAGCACAAGTTCTGAGACCTAAAATTAAGCTAATTGTGATTGGTATATCCTGGGGTCTGGCCCCACCCGAGCACATGAGTAACCAAGAGAGCACCTGATGAGGGGATGTGCCAGAGGGTCCCCAGCAAATCTCCCCCAGTCTGTCCCACACTCTACCTCtttgagctgcagctgcccatCCTGATTGTGATCCAGCAGATTGAAAATGTCCATCTGGCTGATTTCGATCATTTCCATGGCTTCCTCATAGTCCTCTGTTGGTAGGATCTGGCTCTTCTGCAGCCCCTTCAGCTTTGCCAGATGGACAATGAGCTTGCACTCCTCCTCTGTCAGGAAGTCAGGAATTTCTGCAGCAAAAGTGTCAGCAGCAACAGAGACTGAGGACCTGTTACAGTGGGATCCCATGCTGGTGGCAGGAGACTCagggaaaaaatcaaaagagGTAGGGGGGAAATTTAGGAACTGTCTAAGTTTGGGGCATTCAAAAACATCCACGCTTCTACCAGAAGGGCTCTGAAAGAGCATACACCACACACCTGAGCTGCTGGAGGCAGGTATTTTTATAGCAGCAGTTCCTAAATGTTTGGATCCTGGGGTCAAGCCCTTAAACTCTCTCACAGATACCACAATGGACAAAGGAGTGAACAAACACGTGCATATCACTACATATTACCATTTCAAAGGTGCCATGTGGATTACAGTCTGGGAACTGCTGCTTTACTGGAAGGGAGGCCAAAAATCTTTACAGTGGGCAGTGGTGATGGCCAGGGTTTCAGACTTCCTTGCTCTCATGTGGAGAGGATGGCACTTTGCACAAAACCAAATCCCTTTCAGGGAAGCATGGCACAGTGCTCTACTGTGAAACTcaaacagaaaggagaaaaattctAACTTACTCCCTCTCATTCTCTTGATCTCCCACTAAAAATGCTCTTCAAATGTAATATTAAAGAGGAAGATACTGGACAGGGAGGATGCCAGTCTTCACACCCAGGTACCTCCAGCTTTCCTTTGCAGCACCAACCGAGCCGCAATCAGCCAATTGCACAATCCCAAGCAAATTGAAGTGCAGAGAAATACACCGCTGACCATGAGCCTAGGAGATTTTTAGCTGCATGGTACATGGGGCACGCACTTGGAAAGCACTGGCAAGGttccatcccagagcacagttCGACTGTGGCCCAGGAAGTTGAGAGGATCCTCCTGGCTGGTGTCTGTCACAGCGAGGGTGACCTTGTTACCAGCTGCTGAGACttttgaaaagggaaagaaaaaccacCATCGCAGGACAGGTTAAGTGCTCCTAGACCCAAGGTCCTGCTCTCCAAATTGCAGCTCCCTAGAGCTCCTGCAGGTATGTGCCAAGGACACGTTATAGATCAATTACAGCAGCCATCCtcaaatggagggaaaaaattaattactttcaTGACCTGAAATCAACCCTATCAGCTCAAGCTGTCAATAAGCAGTTGGCTTCCTGCTAAGCACAGACCAGAACTAGCCCTGTAGAAAATGAGCTGTTCCTGAGAAGCCCCAGGAACACAATGCAGCCAGCTGTATCCGTAACACGCTCCAAGGAAACAATTTCCACCACAGGCAGCACAGGGTCCTTGTGCCAGAGGATGCTTCAGAGCTGGAGCTTTTACTGACCATTTTGAACCTCATGGCACAGCACCAGGTCCAAATGAACCGTGTGCACTGGCAACCAACACCCCCAGTACTTCCACTTCCCCAAACTGGGCTACAATAATGATGGCTTATGGAATCTTAATTATGTGCTGGAGGAAAGACAATTCCACTCTTCAGTGGTAGCGACGGGATTTCAGAATGAAGTAGGAATTCTGTTAACTGGAAAGCATGTGGTCATGCAGGTTGcaaggtgagggggtttccagCTGAGTGCTGCCAATCCTGTCTGCAAACAACCTGGCTCCACAGCTGCAAATTAGTTCCTCTCTGCCCTCAGCTCTCTTAAACAGTTAACTTCTGGCTGTGAGACCATCCTATCTCCCTGCCTGCTCAACAATAGATCCAGCTAAACAAATGCCTCCTAATTGACTTTAAGCAACACTTGATTGCTTTtacaaaaaacaaaagagaggaaaacatTAGGGTTTATGAAATAATGACTAATCCTGGAGCAAGAGAAAGGGGATGGGTTGGAGCACTGGTGTCAAACAGAGATTCAATCTTGGCTGAAAGAGCCCCAAGACACATGGGCCAAGTCATTCATCCCTCCCCAACTGCCCTCATTTCCACACCTGCTGATCTAAGCCAAACCCCTGCTAAAATACAAACAATCAGGGCCGCTGGCAAATGAAAATTGGAGCATTGTCTTCCCCATGAGGGCTCTGAAAGGGCCGAACTTAATGAGGATGGATTGACAAAGAGGTGGCTTGTAGGCTATAAAAGGCATCCCACAGTCAGGAGCAGCTCAGTCCGGGGTGTGCTGTTGGTTCACTCGCTCCAAGCATGGTCACGTCCCACCGCAGGCACCCCTCGAGGTTGGGTGGCCCATGGCTGCTGGGTCTCCTGGCAcggctgctgctctggggctcTCCAGGCGCTTGGGCGAGCTACCTGAGGAGATCCTCCAGCTGCATGCCCATCCCACACCGCATGGCCTTGTGTTACGATATTGGCTACTCCGAGATGAGGATTCCCAACCTGCTGGAGCATGAGACCATGACAGAAGTCATCCAGCAGTCTTCCAGCTGGCTGCCCTTGCTGGCCAGGGAGTGCCACCCAGACGCTAGGATTTTTCTCTGCTCCCTCTTTGCACCGATCTGCTTGGACAGGTAAGATGCTTTTACGAGTTACTTCAGCTGTAACAGTAAACTCCCCACAGGAGCACAACTACATGTGCCTCCTGAGAGAAAATGCATTTGATGTGATCCGTGCAGTCCCCAagaagcagtgctgctgctctcgGCAACGGACAATTGGATTACTCAACAGTGAACATCCCTCTGAAAACGAAACATGAGCATTTCATATCACAGGAGCAGAAATATGTTCCCTCCTCGGGATTCTTCGGCTCTCTCAccccaggcactgctgccacATGACCTGGCCCCCCCCTCATACACTGCAGTAGCTGCTGTCACACACCAGCTTCACCTCCCACCTCCGATGCAGCCCCTcaccccagctcctgccccaaACACATGGTTTCTCAGTTTCCCAACTgttccagcagcagaaacaaatcCCCAGTTTTGAGGTGCAGGTCTCAAAGTAGAGGTGCTAAGGAAATTTGGTGTGTAATCAGGCACCTGCAAAGATAAGCAGCCTTTGCACAACTAGAGAAGTTCCCTAAGGAGGTGAAGGGCTTCTGGCAGCTGCCTTGTATTGAACAGCCTTATCCCTCCTGCCCTCAGAAATTCCTTGCTTCTTCCTGGACATGAACgttcaaaaaaaaatccaagatcCCAAAATTGCCTGCTAACCCTTTAACACAGCCCTGTGCAGCAGTGGTGTTGCCAGGGCTCGACCCTCAGCCTCCTGCCAGGCACACGGAGGTGCTGACAGCCCATCCCCTCCCCAGGCTCATCTATCCCTGCCGCAGCCTCTGCGAAGCCGTCAAGAGAAGCTGCGCGCCCGTCATGGCTTGTTACGGCTACCCCTGGCCCGAAATCCTGAATTGCAACAAGTTCCCTGCAGATCATGAACTGTGCATCGCAGCAGTCTCCATGGATGAAAATTCCTCAAGCAGGAGAAGTAAGAGGTTTTGTCTTCATGTATTTTCCCGTATGTAACAATGAAAGCTCAAAAGGATGATCCTACGACTCATTTCTATTCTGCATATTTCTGGTTTTAAGCTGTATTTTAAACCAAAAATTACAAATTCTAGTTTTGTTCTGTCTGGGAACTGTGTCTAGAAAATTAGCATAACATTGACTGTGGCTTGTTCCTCTCTCAGCTGTATTCATTAGCTCCCTGGGTGCCATCAGACCCTGCAGGGTTTGGGGCAGGGGGAAGGAAAGGCTGCAAAGCCTCCAGCCCAGGCACAGTGGGAGAGCTCATGGAGTGCAGACTCCCAGCAGCGAGACGTGCTTCCAGTGGAGCTACAGAGCTGCAGCCCTGATCTTTCAGCTCTGTCTAGGGcttaaaaatatgcaaaaagaaatgttttgcaAGCCTTCTCTTTAAACATTAGAAACACCATGAAGGGACATGAGCCTCTGCAGACATGAGTTACACCAGAAAAAAGTCTGTCTGAAGGACTAAATTAACAACCAGATACTGATGAATACTGGGGGAGATTCAAGAGCAGTTAAGGGAAGAACAGATATTTCAACAATATAATTTCGGCATCACTGAATGGAGTCTGGCCATACCACTGGTTTTGCTGTTTCATCCAAATTAGGAGATC from Aphelocoma coerulescens isolate FSJ_1873_10779 chromosome 12, UR_Acoe_1.0, whole genome shotgun sequence carries:
- the LOC138117367 gene encoding secreted frizzled-related protein 5-like isoform X1 codes for the protein MVTSHRRHPSRLGGPWLLGLLARLLLWGSPGAWASYLRRSSSCMPIPHRMALCYDIGYSEMRIPNLLEHETMTEVIQQSSSWLPLLARECHPDARIFLCSLFAPICLDRLIYPCRSLCEAVKRSCAPVMACYGYPWPEILNCNKFPADHELCIAAVSMDENSSSRRTVPRASCKDCELEEASTAREILESLCANDFAVKIRILRKNTTTTTISDFDLDSSKLEVLKHGPLLRTEIPARLQQWLDIDATCAHNIMRGTHAGVFVVSGEVQNDKVVVNKAYAWQKRNRNLHQAVRRWKHHRCPEQAGRKV
- the LOC138117367 gene encoding secreted frizzled-related protein 5-like isoform X2; this translates as MVTSHRRHPSRLGGPWLLGLLARLLLWGSPGAWASYLRRSSSCMPIPHRMALCYDIGYSEMRIPNLLEHETMTEVIQQSSSWLPLLARECHPDARIFLCSLFAPICLDRLIYPCRSLCEAVKRSCAPVMACYGYPWPEILNCNKFPADHELCIAAVSMDENSSSRRMPRASCKDCELEEASTAREILESLCANDFAVKIRILRKNTTTTTISDFDLDSSKLEVLKHGPLLRTEIPARLQQWLDIDATCAHNIMRGTHAGVFVVSGEVQNDKVVVNKAYAWQKRNRNLHQAVRRWKHHRCPEQAGRKV